One Aegilops tauschii subsp. strangulata cultivar AL8/78 chromosome 7, Aet v6.0, whole genome shotgun sequence genomic window carries:
- the LOC109774815 gene encoding magnesium-chelatase subunit ChlI, chloroplastic, translating to MAMASPFSPASAAATSPALFSVSTSRPLSLTTAATAAISARAPSRTSRGFRRGRFAVCNVAAPSAAVQETKPAAGAKESQRPVYPFPAIVGQDEMKLCLLLNVIDPKIGGVMIMGDRGTGKSTTVRSLVDLLPDISVVVGDPFNSDPFDPEVMGPEVRDRLLKGEDLPVTTTKITMVDLPLGATEDRVCGTIDIEKALTEGVKAFEPGLLAKANRGILYVDEVNLLDDHLVDVLLDSAASGWNTVEREGISISHPARFILIGSGNPEEGELRPQLLDRFGMHAQVGTVRDAELRVKIVEERARFDKDPKTFRQSYLEEQGKLQDQITSARSNLGSVQLDHDLRVKISQVCSELNVDGLRGDIVTNRAAKALAALKGRDIVTVEDIATVIPNCLRHRLRKDPLESIDSGLLVVEKFYEVFG from the exons ATGGCCATGGCCTCCCCGTTCTCCCCGGCGtcggccgccgccacctcgccggcCCTCTTCTCCGTCTCCACCTCCCGCCCACTCTCCCTCACCACCGCCGCGACCGCCGCCATCTCAG CCCGAGCTCCGTCCAGGACCAGCAGAGGGTTCCGCCGCGGCCGCTTCGCCGTCTGCAATGTCGCCGCCCCCTCCGCCGCCGTGCAG GAGACCAAGCCGGCGGCGGGCGCGAAGGAGAGCCAGCGGCCGGTGTACCCGTTCCCGGCGATCGTGGGGCAGGACGAGATGAAGCTCTGCCTGCTGCTCAACGTCATCGACCCCAAGATCGGCGGCGTCATGATCATGGGCGACCGGGGCACCGGCAAGTCCACCACCGTCCGCTCCCTCGTCGACCTGCTCCCGGACATCAGCGTCGTTGTCGGCGACCCGTTCAACTCCGACCCCTTCGACCCCGAGGTCATGGGCCCCGAGGTCCGTGACCGCCTCCTCAAGGGCGAGGACCTTCCCGTGACCACCACCAAGATCACCATGGTCGACCTGCCCCTCGGCGCCACCGAGGACAGGGTGTGCGGCACCATCGACATTGAGAAGGCGCTCACCGAAGGTGTCAAGGCGTTCGAGCCAGGCCTGCTTGCCAAGGCCAACAGGGGGATACTGTATGTGGACGAGGTCAATCTGCTGGATGACCATCTGGTGGATGTTCTGCTGGATTCCGCGGCGTCTGGGTGGAACACGGTGGAGAGGGAGGGCATCTCCATCTCCCACCCTGCACGGTTCATCCTCATTGGGTCCGGTAACCCGGAGGAAGGCGAGCTCCGGCCGCAGCTGCTGGACCGGTTCGGGATGCACGCGCAGGTTGGCACGGTCAGGGACGCGGAGCTGAGGGTGAAGATTGTGGAGGAGAGGGCTCGGTTCGACAAGGACCCAAAAACGTTCCGGCAGTCCTACTTGGAGGAGCAAGGGAAGCTCCAGGACCAGATCACATCCGCTCGGAGCAACCTGGGCTCTGTGCAGCTCGACCATGATCTCCGGGTTAAGATATCCCAGGTGTGTTCCGAGCTGAATGTGGATGGACTGAGAGGAGACATTGTCACTAACAGGGCGGCCAAGGCGTTGGCTGCCTTGAAAGGAAGGGACATTGTGACAGTCGAGGACATTGCCACTGTGATCCCCAACTGTTTGAGGCATCGGCTCCGTAAAGACCCACTCGAATCGATCGACTCGGGCTTGCTTGTAGTTGAGAAGTTTTATGAAGTCTTTGGCTAG